A single region of the Gemmatimonas sp. UBA7669 genome encodes:
- the mads5 gene encoding methylation-associated defense system restriction endonuclease subunit S MAD5, whose amino-acid sequence MKVKNIPSAWMHRDGRRFDCGPYMSGALEAKIRLEGLACRKDRLADLTTGRAAGIYNGPQFVRNFVNDPAHGVPFLGTSSMLRADLSDLPLLRKRDAQSAKLAHLRIDPGMTLISCSGTIGRMVYARPDMAGMWSNQDILKVVPDAEKVSAGYLYAFLSSKFGVPLVTSGTYGAIIQHIEPQHIADLPVPRLGDRAEGEAHRLVQKAATALSQHAELMRMATSQLLQAVGLTEIVDKEWQGDSSALGWRELGLSSESLRAFNYDPRARRIWDQITEARHSELGELCDSRLFKGKIIFKRIDAAPEFGLRLIGQRQAFQVRPEGRWISASSVDGLGLQVPAGSTLIPSHGTLGEQELYCRAVLVTKGTSRFAFSGDFFRCVPIRSRIEPGFLYAYMRSRLAFRLLRSISTGSKQQEQHVVMMRRFPIPRLGTEEESRIAAMVDQAGLLFDVAVESESAARALVERTIEEAA is encoded by the coding sequence ATGAAGGTCAAGAACATCCCCAGCGCCTGGATGCATCGTGATGGCCGACGCTTCGACTGTGGACCGTACATGTCTGGTGCACTTGAAGCGAAGATTCGCCTGGAGGGGCTCGCATGCCGTAAAGATCGGCTCGCGGACCTGACGACGGGTCGCGCCGCCGGCATCTACAACGGCCCACAGTTTGTTCGGAACTTTGTGAATGACCCTGCGCACGGAGTGCCGTTCCTCGGCACGTCTTCGATGCTTCGAGCTGATCTGAGCGACCTACCTTTGCTCCGAAAGCGTGATGCGCAGTCGGCGAAGCTCGCACACCTCCGCATCGACCCCGGCATGACGCTGATCTCCTGCTCGGGAACCATCGGGCGCATGGTCTACGCGCGACCTGACATGGCAGGTATGTGGAGCAACCAAGACATTCTAAAAGTAGTTCCCGATGCCGAGAAGGTTAGCGCGGGCTACCTCTACGCCTTCCTCAGCAGCAAGTTCGGCGTCCCGCTGGTCACCTCCGGCACCTACGGCGCGATCATCCAGCATATTGAGCCTCAGCACATCGCCGACCTGCCTGTTCCGCGGCTCGGTGATCGGGCGGAGGGTGAGGCTCATCGACTGGTGCAGAAAGCGGCGACGGCTCTGAGTCAGCATGCAGAGCTAATGCGCATGGCGACCTCCCAACTGCTTCAAGCAGTCGGTTTGACCGAAATAGTCGATAAAGAGTGGCAGGGTGATTCATCTGCCCTCGGATGGCGTGAGCTGGGACTCTCCAGTGAGAGTCTGCGCGCCTTCAATTACGATCCGCGTGCCCGTCGCATTTGGGACCAAATCACAGAAGCACGACACAGCGAACTCGGAGAACTCTGCGACTCCAGACTTTTCAAAGGAAAGATCATCTTTAAGAGGATTGATGCCGCGCCGGAGTTCGGGCTTCGGTTGATTGGACAACGTCAGGCGTTCCAGGTTCGGCCGGAGGGTCGGTGGATATCTGCTTCGTCGGTGGACGGGCTAGGGCTCCAAGTGCCTGCCGGATCGACGCTCATTCCGTCGCATGGGACGCTTGGCGAGCAGGAACTGTACTGTCGCGCAGTTCTTGTCACAAAAGGGACTTCTAGATTCGCTTTCAGTGGTGACTTTTTCCGATGCGTGCCGATTCGTTCCCGAATCGAGCCAGGATTCCTATACGCATACATGCGCTCTCGACTCGCATTTCGACTTCTTCGCTCAATCAGCACAGGCAGTAAGCAGCAAGAACAGCATGTCGTCATGATGCGACGATTTCCGATACCCAGACTTGGCACCGAAGAAGAGTCGCGAATCGCCGCGATGGTCGACCAAGCCGGTCTCCTCTTTGATGTCGCTGTGGAATCTGAGTCTGCGGCCCGCGCTCTCGTCGAGCGCACCATCGAGGAGGCAGCCTGA
- the mads2 gene encoding methylation-associated defense system DNA methyltransferase MAD2, which produces MSNIEAPHDEQDELTSLEEGTLLDYITGEPVKDTPKEQVRQRIARALFHEYGISVEDMVPDYKLKVDGRKKSIDIAIFETGTDKTPENLRRVVICDKEPKTGSKGAYKMRDHKQAEKEFGLLYAVMGQEDAENCRWGLWTNGLDFFFFEKETTKFDVKFHPRGDWPMADGTLGSRTVASTAQLRRADRDMLLTAFRRCHNYIHGNEGMPKDAAFWQFLYLIFAKLHDERRPKDQPPRFWAGMFEKQVGGKKQLVDEQFDPDGQKAIRARVKQLVDEVAKKYKDTVFRDNPPRITLSDRALAFIVGELAKYDLGRTALDAKGAAYQELVKHNIRGDRGQYFTPRGPVDLMVEMLDPKPHERVMDPACGTGGFLVSTLKHIDSRLHDETNVPSGEESTDDFFSIQERLINFAEHNLFGADFDPFLVRAAQMNILMASNGQARVFNMNSLEFPVGHLQGVSEAKGKADLGTMDVVMTNPPFGSNIPVADPNILRHYELAHIWERTEDGGFRNTGRLQGSVAPEVLFIERSLDWLKAGGRAGIVLPDGILGNPGDEYIRWWLLRHCWILASVDLPVEVFIVEANVNILTSLLFLKKKTDEEIRAEDLGQKVDYPVFMAVAEKVGFDRRGNTLYKRGPDGEELVEEVEHRERIRVNGHSVVRVLRRKEKTVDDDLPRIAEAFREFREVYPEPGK; this is translated from the coding sequence GTGTCGAACATCGAAGCCCCGCATGATGAACAAGACGAGCTGACCTCCTTGGAAGAGGGGACACTGCTCGACTACATCACCGGCGAGCCGGTGAAGGACACGCCAAAGGAGCAGGTTCGCCAACGTATCGCGCGAGCACTCTTCCACGAGTACGGTATCTCGGTCGAGGACATGGTCCCCGACTACAAGTTGAAGGTCGACGGCCGCAAGAAGTCCATCGATATCGCCATCTTCGAGACCGGTACCGACAAGACTCCCGAAAACCTTCGCCGCGTGGTCATTTGCGACAAGGAGCCCAAGACTGGGTCAAAGGGTGCCTACAAGATGCGCGATCACAAACAGGCCGAGAAGGAGTTCGGCCTGCTCTACGCGGTGATGGGTCAAGAGGACGCCGAGAACTGCCGCTGGGGCCTGTGGACCAACGGTCTCGACTTCTTCTTCTTTGAGAAGGAGACCACGAAGTTCGACGTCAAGTTCCACCCGCGCGGCGACTGGCCCATGGCCGACGGCACGCTCGGCAGCCGCACCGTCGCCTCCACCGCGCAGCTGCGCCGCGCCGATCGCGACATGCTGCTGACGGCCTTCCGCCGCTGCCACAACTACATACACGGCAACGAGGGCATGCCGAAGGACGCCGCCTTCTGGCAGTTCCTCTACCTGATCTTCGCCAAGCTCCACGATGAGCGCCGCCCGAAGGACCAGCCCCCGCGGTTCTGGGCTGGTATGTTCGAGAAGCAGGTGGGTGGCAAGAAACAGCTCGTCGACGAGCAGTTCGACCCCGACGGCCAGAAGGCCATCCGCGCCCGCGTCAAGCAGCTCGTCGATGAGGTCGCGAAGAAGTACAAAGACACCGTTTTCCGCGATAACCCGCCCCGCATCACGCTATCGGACCGCGCCCTCGCGTTCATCGTCGGCGAGCTTGCCAAGTATGACCTCGGGCGTACGGCCCTCGATGCCAAGGGCGCGGCCTACCAGGAGCTGGTGAAGCACAACATCCGCGGCGACCGCGGGCAATACTTCACCCCCCGGGGCCCGGTCGACCTCATGGTCGAGATGCTCGACCCCAAGCCTCACGAGCGCGTTATGGACCCGGCATGCGGCACCGGCGGTTTCCTCGTGTCAACCCTCAAGCACATCGATTCCCGGCTTCACGACGAGACAAACGTTCCGTCTGGGGAGGAGTCGACCGACGACTTCTTTTCCATTCAGGAACGGCTCATCAACTTCGCGGAACACAACCTCTTCGGCGCCGACTTCGATCCCTTCCTGGTGCGAGCGGCGCAGATGAACATCCTCATGGCCAGCAACGGTCAGGCCCGGGTGTTCAACATGAACTCGCTCGAGTTCCCCGTCGGCCACCTCCAAGGCGTCTCCGAGGCCAAAGGCAAGGCAGACCTCGGCACGATGGACGTGGTGATGACGAACCCTCCATTCGGGTCGAACATCCCCGTCGCCGATCCGAACATCCTGCGCCACTACGAGCTGGCGCATATCTGGGAGCGGACCGAGGACGGGGGGTTCCGGAACACGGGCCGGCTTCAGGGCAGCGTGGCGCCGGAGGTGCTCTTCATCGAACGCAGCCTCGACTGGCTCAAGGCCGGCGGGCGCGCCGGCATTGTCCTCCCCGACGGCATCCTCGGCAACCCCGGCGACGAGTACATCCGCTGGTGGCTGCTGCGGCATTGCTGGATTCTCGCCAGCGTGGACCTGCCGGTGGAGGTGTTCATCGTCGAGGCGAACGTGAACATCCTGACCAGCCTGCTCTTCCTCAAGAAGAAGACCGACGAGGAGATCCGCGCGGAGGACCTCGGCCAGAAGGTCGACTACCCGGTGTTTATGGCCGTCGCCGAAAAGGTCGGCTTCGACCGGCGGGGGAACACGCTCTACAAGCGCGGACCCGACGGCGAGGAGCTCGTCGAAGAAGTCGAGCACCGCGAGCGCATCCGCGTAAATGGACACTCCGTGGTCCGCGTGCTCCGGCGGAAGGAGAAGACCGTCGACGACGACCTGCCGCGCATCGCGGAGGCGTTTCGCGAGTTTCGCGAGGTCTACCCGGAGCCTGGCAAATGA
- the mads6 gene encoding methylation-associated defense system protein kinase MAD6, which produces MATVVPIGEPVNDAERQAIAHLRDHLPSSYVVFHNFEIRREGETFEVDIAVLTPHALYLVDVKGTRGLIDVYGPKWYPEGRQPYTSPLVKLRGHARTVKGILTESQPGRRDLEDVFVEAAVLLTATDAHLVDQGSRDIDNVTTLKKSASFFQNATRIPARFEKNISRLHGMVRSALVGVAKPRSGPLVLGDWEVVERLGASDIFTEYRAINTFAGKRGGTALLRAYQADPYLTDRESREKQKARIANAFFALNRLPGHPLIAGAKSFFATEGEDRYVLVTEDVSGQALRLHIDKPALALTLDQKLRVARELLEALAFCHSHEVVHRDLSPSTILLGGDGHIRLTGFDHARAGTDRSLTIAAEIVEKIDANYAAPETWNEPANASPSSDVFGAGLVLYELFTGQRPFGSPTELFDQGGVFPVKPSAHRAEIAPPLDEWLQRLCTFDSDQRLSAAAALEALDEALAASVPEEEVAPPPAESTPRRPPSTPPSPPIDWTNVPRGTLLAGKLEVQAKLGRGTFGVVYKVVDTLGDVTRALKLILRDRHSTLERLKKEYKTLVHLPEHPHVVRVIDANVLPGEGPPYMLFEYVDGEDVGDLIHDARFAAEDALVLLRQVAEGLIHLHREGVYHCDIKPHNLLWTVRGAKIIDFNVSVRTEDNGHGGGSRRYLPPDLDLAELPSPSELVDRDLYALGLTVYEALTGNYPWKSTSPPPATPAPDPRQIPGLSDLAPELTAVVLKAIAPKRAARFASASALLEALEDVTRARREPTAESSDSLLVPELGGTLPANTNPFVSYLLTLYSQSPQTNAGTRGLDDLGRRTYVPTLLDDGLMSDVIAGKFKLVLITGNAGDGKTAFLQQLEAQAGEQAQLLSSEALLNGRRFKTVQRTFLTNYDGSQDEDTRGNDEVLREFFAPFKGNDPAAWPDVETRLVAINEGRLIDFLQTERAAFPALLRIVEEGLLTGGDAHGVAVVNLNLRSVVAQRDASDDSILERQMRLLTHPMFWGACQSCDLKDRCYALHNAQTFQDRTAGPQVLERLKTLYTLTHLRGRLHITLRDLRSALAFMLTSARDCAEIHKLYAEGRRDAIAAGFYFNSWMGAESASVDRLLTLLQDMDVGAASDPRLDRSLDFVSPSQDRSRFGFADRGRYDHDVLRALYENLPRDFSGKPTPYRTETHRRYVAMARRRAFFERRDGGWRAMLPYRSGDRMLKMVRREAMPELALPEVLQAINRGEGLLDPTRLGGSLALQVRQVERGTIRSYRLYDADRFELTIRDGASRARFVEHMPDALVLSFDDQGNQAELVINLDVFEMLERLNHGYRPSLEEEQGYYLSLAVFKNVLGSAPYQEVLLTTTGHDFYRVERHQDGRLEMAHLPAQSPAVLLEAAADLAPEVR; this is translated from the coding sequence ATGGCAACGGTGGTCCCCATAGGCGAGCCCGTGAACGACGCCGAACGTCAGGCGATCGCGCACCTGCGGGACCACCTGCCGAGCAGCTACGTCGTCTTCCACAACTTCGAGATCCGCCGCGAAGGTGAGACCTTCGAGGTCGACATCGCGGTGCTCACCCCGCACGCGCTGTACTTGGTCGACGTTAAGGGCACGCGCGGGCTCATCGATGTCTACGGGCCCAAGTGGTACCCCGAAGGACGGCAGCCCTACACCTCGCCGCTCGTGAAGCTGCGGGGCCACGCGCGGACGGTGAAGGGCATCCTCACCGAGAGCCAACCGGGAAGACGCGACCTCGAGGACGTTTTCGTCGAGGCGGCCGTCCTGCTCACGGCCACCGATGCGCACCTCGTCGACCAGGGCAGCCGCGACATCGACAACGTCACGACGCTCAAGAAGTCCGCGTCGTTCTTCCAGAACGCGACCCGTATCCCGGCGCGCTTCGAGAAGAACATCTCGCGTCTTCACGGCATGGTGCGTAGTGCCTTGGTCGGCGTGGCCAAGCCGCGCTCGGGACCGCTCGTGCTCGGGGACTGGGAGGTTGTGGAGCGGCTTGGCGCCAGCGACATCTTCACCGAGTACCGCGCCATCAACACCTTCGCCGGCAAGCGCGGCGGCACCGCACTCTTGCGCGCCTACCAGGCCGATCCCTACCTCACCGACCGCGAGTCGCGTGAGAAGCAGAAGGCCCGCATCGCCAATGCCTTCTTCGCACTCAACCGACTCCCGGGACACCCGCTCATCGCCGGTGCCAAGAGCTTCTTCGCGACTGAGGGCGAAGACCGCTACGTGCTCGTGACGGAAGACGTGTCGGGGCAGGCGCTGCGCCTGCACATCGACAAGCCGGCTCTGGCGCTGACCCTTGACCAGAAGCTGCGGGTCGCCCGCGAGCTGCTCGAAGCGCTGGCCTTCTGCCACAGCCACGAGGTCGTGCACCGCGATCTCTCGCCGAGCACCATCCTGCTAGGCGGCGACGGCCACATCCGGCTCACCGGCTTCGATCACGCGCGCGCTGGTACCGACCGCAGCCTCACCATAGCAGCGGAGATCGTCGAGAAGATCGACGCGAACTACGCCGCCCCCGAGACCTGGAACGAGCCCGCAAACGCGAGCCCTTCATCGGACGTGTTCGGCGCGGGCCTCGTCCTCTACGAGCTCTTTACCGGGCAGCGGCCTTTCGGCTCGCCAACCGAGCTGTTCGACCAGGGCGGCGTGTTCCCCGTCAAGCCGTCGGCGCACCGCGCCGAGATCGCGCCGCCGCTCGACGAATGGCTACAGCGGCTGTGCACCTTCGACTCGGATCAGCGGCTGAGCGCCGCCGCGGCGCTCGAAGCCCTCGACGAGGCCCTCGCCGCATCGGTGCCCGAGGAGGAGGTCGCACCGCCGCCGGCCGAGTCGACGCCCCGTAGGCCGCCTTCCACTCCGCCGTCTCCGCCGATCGACTGGACCAACGTCCCGCGGGGCACCCTGCTCGCAGGCAAGCTAGAGGTGCAAGCCAAGCTCGGCCGCGGCACCTTCGGCGTCGTCTACAAGGTGGTCGACACCCTCGGCGACGTGACCCGGGCGTTGAAGCTCATCCTCCGCGACCGCCACTCGACGCTGGAGCGGCTCAAGAAAGAGTACAAGACCCTTGTCCACTTGCCCGAGCACCCGCACGTCGTGCGTGTGATCGACGCCAACGTGCTCCCGGGGGAAGGGCCGCCGTACATGCTCTTTGAGTACGTCGACGGCGAGGACGTGGGCGACCTGATCCACGACGCCCGCTTCGCGGCGGAAGACGCGCTCGTGCTCCTGCGCCAGGTGGCCGAGGGCCTCATCCACCTGCACCGCGAGGGCGTCTACCACTGCGACATCAAGCCCCACAACCTGCTGTGGACGGTTCGGGGCGCAAAGATCATCGACTTCAACGTCTCGGTGCGGACGGAGGACAACGGCCACGGAGGTGGCTCGCGCCGCTACCTCCCACCGGATCTCGATCTGGCCGAGCTGCCGTCGCCGAGTGAGCTGGTCGACCGCGATCTTTATGCGCTGGGCCTCACGGTCTACGAGGCGCTGACGGGCAACTATCCGTGGAAGTCGACCTCGCCGCCGCCGGCCACCCCCGCGCCGGACCCGCGACAGATACCCGGCCTCTCCGACCTGGCGCCCGAGCTCACCGCCGTCGTGCTGAAGGCCATCGCACCCAAGCGGGCGGCCCGTTTCGCGTCGGCTTCGGCGCTCCTCGAGGCGCTGGAGGACGTCACCCGCGCCCGTCGTGAGCCAACCGCCGAGAGCTCCGACTCCCTGCTCGTGCCCGAGCTCGGCGGCACGCTGCCGGCCAACACGAACCCCTTCGTGAGCTACCTGCTCACGCTCTACAGCCAGAGCCCGCAGACCAACGCCGGCACGCGCGGCCTCGATGACCTCGGACGTCGCACATACGTCCCGACGCTGCTCGACGATGGCCTGATGTCCGACGTCATCGCGGGGAAGTTCAAGCTGGTGTTGATCACCGGCAACGCGGGGGACGGCAAGACTGCGTTCTTGCAGCAGCTCGAGGCGCAGGCGGGCGAACAGGCCCAGCTCCTGTCGAGCGAGGCGCTGCTGAATGGCCGGCGCTTCAAGACGGTCCAGCGGACCTTCCTCACCAACTACGACGGCTCGCAGGACGAGGACACGCGCGGCAACGACGAGGTGCTGCGCGAGTTCTTCGCCCCCTTCAAGGGCAATGACCCGGCCGCCTGGCCCGACGTGGAGACCCGTCTCGTCGCGATCAACGAAGGCCGCCTCATCGACTTTCTGCAGACGGAGCGGGCGGCCTTCCCCGCACTGCTCCGGATCGTCGAGGAGGGCCTACTCACCGGCGGAGACGCGCACGGCGTCGCGGTCGTGAACCTGAACCTGCGCAGCGTGGTCGCCCAACGCGACGCCTCCGATGACTCGATACTCGAGCGTCAGATGCGGCTGCTGACCCACCCGATGTTCTGGGGCGCGTGCCAGAGCTGCGATCTCAAGGACCGCTGCTACGCCCTTCATAACGCGCAGACCTTCCAGGACCGGACGGCGGGGCCGCAGGTGCTGGAGCGCCTCAAGACGCTCTACACGCTGACGCACCTTCGAGGTCGCCTGCACATCACGCTGCGGGACCTTCGGTCTGCTCTGGCATTCATGCTTACCTCAGCGCGCGACTGCGCCGAGATTCACAAGCTTTACGCCGAGGGGCGGCGCGATGCAATCGCCGCGGGCTTCTACTTCAACTCGTGGATGGGCGCTGAGTCAGCCAGCGTCGATCGACTGCTCACGTTGCTGCAAGACATGGACGTCGGCGCGGCGAGCGACCCGCGGCTCGATCGCAGCCTCGACTTCGTGAGCCCGTCCCAGGATCGCAGCCGCTTCGGCTTCGCCGACCGTGGGCGCTACGACCACGACGTGTTGCGGGCTCTTTACGAGAACCTTCCGCGCGACTTCTCCGGAAAACCTACCCCGTACCGCACCGAGACCCACCGCCGCTACGTCGCGATGGCTCGTCGACGCGCGTTCTTCGAGCGCCGCGACGGCGGCTGGCGGGCGATGCTGCCGTACCGCTCCGGAGACCGGATGCTGAAGATGGTGCGCCGCGAGGCGATGCCCGAGCTGGCGCTCCCCGAAGTGCTCCAGGCCATCAACCGCGGCGAAGGGCTCCTCGATCCGACGCGCCTCGGCGGCAGCCTCGCGCTGCAGGTTCGCCAAGTCGAGCGTGGCACGATTCGGTCCTACCGACTCTACGACGCCGACCGGTTTGAGCTCACCATCCGCGACGGGGCCAGCCGAGCGCGGTTCGTCGAGCACATGCCCGACGCCCTCGTGCTGAGCTTCGACGACCAGGGCAACCAGGCGGAGCTCGTCATCAACCTCGACGTGTTCGAGATGCTCGAGCGCCTCAACCACGGCTATCGGCCGAGCCTCGAGGAGGAACAGGGCTACTACCTGAGCCTCGCCGTCTTCAAGAACGTCCTCGGTTCGGCGCCCTACCAAGAGGTGCTTCTGACGACCACGGGCCACGACTTCTACCGCGTTGAACGCCACCAGGATGGGCGCCTCGAGATGGCACACCTGCCGGCTCAATCACCCGCTGTGCTCTTGGAAGCCGCGGCAGACCTAGCTCCGGAGGTGCGCTGA
- the mads3 gene encoding methylation-associated defense system AAA family ATPase MAD3, producing MISRIDATNYRCFERLGINFGAFAVVAGSNGSGKTTLLDIPMLLGDLLRSRNVAQAFVARMLGRGARATSLTEVPFRSERNSFTLGIEAKLPDHIATALVDAAPAPVRHAPDKHPTHIRYELRLEVESGNQITVRNEYLFVFPLSESYELRRLPMQGENADQDDWRFILKRDVHSEQTSEVVIRPETKGAKEKETQVDRTVAALPRLQYEAEMEFAAGRWLLDQLLTGGLFFDPKWTELRAAAPPGLDRTLMASGENLPWLALGLFRNDPERFAMWVGHVQTALPQISDISVHEREEDHHAYFRVTYEGGFSVTSSGLSEGTLRIMAFTLVAYLLDPPSLLVVEEPENSVHPQAIEAIMQSLRSLYDGQVWVSTHSPVVLADGELSDLVISRLERSGAATVLRGVDHPRLAQWKGAIDLGSLFATGVFE from the coding sequence ATGATTTCGCGAATCGACGCCACCAACTATCGGTGCTTCGAACGACTCGGAATAAACTTCGGAGCATTCGCGGTTGTTGCCGGATCCAACGGGTCTGGAAAAACGACCCTGCTCGACATCCCTATGCTGCTCGGCGACTTGCTGCGCTCTCGCAACGTTGCGCAGGCTTTCGTGGCTCGCATGCTCGGGAGAGGGGCGCGCGCTACGAGCCTTACGGAAGTCCCGTTCCGCTCCGAGCGCAATAGCTTCACGCTCGGCATAGAAGCGAAATTGCCCGATCACATCGCGACGGCGCTCGTCGATGCAGCTCCTGCCCCGGTCCGCCACGCACCGGACAAGCACCCGACCCACATTCGGTACGAGCTCCGCCTCGAGGTTGAAAGCGGAAACCAGATCACTGTGCGAAACGAGTACCTTTTCGTGTTCCCCCTGTCGGAGTCCTACGAGTTAAGACGTCTCCCCATGCAGGGAGAAAACGCGGACCAAGACGACTGGCGGTTCATCCTGAAGCGCGACGTACACAGCGAGCAAACGTCCGAGGTGGTGATTCGACCGGAGACGAAAGGAGCTAAGGAAAAGGAGACGCAAGTCGACCGCACCGTCGCGGCGCTCCCACGCCTCCAATACGAGGCGGAGATGGAGTTCGCCGCCGGGCGATGGCTCCTCGATCAGCTGCTGACCGGCGGACTGTTCTTTGACCCTAAGTGGACCGAACTACGAGCAGCTGCCCCTCCGGGCCTAGACCGCACCCTGATGGCCTCTGGTGAGAACCTTCCTTGGCTGGCCCTTGGCTTATTTCGAAACGATCCGGAGCGCTTTGCGATGTGGGTCGGGCACGTTCAAACGGCGCTTCCTCAGATCTCCGATATCTCCGTGCACGAACGCGAGGAAGACCACCATGCGTACTTCCGAGTGACCTACGAAGGTGGTTTCTCGGTGACCTCGTCTGGACTGTCGGAAGGCACGCTTCGCATCATGGCGTTCACTCTAGTCGCGTACCTGCTAGATCCCCCTTCGCTGCTCGTCGTGGAGGAGCCTGAGAACAGCGTTCATCCTCAAGCGATTGAAGCAATCATGCAGTCGTTGCGGTCGCTCTACGATGGCCAGGTCTGGGTCTCAACCCACTCTCCGGTGGTACTCGCGGACGGCGAACTCTCCGACCTGGTGATCTCCCGTCTCGAACGGAGTGGTGCGGCTACTGTTCTACGTGGCGTGGACCATCCCCGACTTGCGCAGTGGAAGGGTGCGATCGATCTGGGAAGCCTGTTCGCGACAGGGGTATTCGAATGA
- the mads4 gene encoding methylation-associated defense system protein MAD4 — protein MYVADGNMAEAVGGLLDRNQAHLVIGCAPFTFDSRIDIKIAKGQNDPGVYTRADALMQPYATEYARAVVIIDEEWEGSPGAAAISERLREHLSAAGWPQERTLVLVVSPESDIWLWSDSPHTATALGWASWDALRPALEEEGLLVREQKKPSRPKEAAEWALGNGPKRIPRSSKLFREVSGKVSVKRCEDDALSVFINQLRTWFPVEGA, from the coding sequence GTGTATGTCGCTGACGGCAATATGGCAGAGGCCGTCGGTGGACTCCTCGATCGGAATCAGGCGCACCTCGTGATCGGCTGCGCACCCTTCACGTTCGACAGTCGAATCGACATCAAAATAGCGAAAGGACAGAACGACCCCGGGGTGTACACGCGCGCTGACGCGCTCATGCAACCCTACGCAACAGAGTATGCCCGCGCCGTCGTCATCATTGACGAAGAGTGGGAAGGCAGCCCAGGAGCCGCAGCCATTTCAGAACGGCTTCGGGAGCACTTGAGCGCTGCGGGTTGGCCCCAAGAGCGAACCCTTGTTCTGGTCGTATCGCCTGAGTCCGACATCTGGTTATGGTCAGACTCACCACATACGGCCACCGCCCTCGGTTGGGCTTCCTGGGACGCACTCAGACCTGCGCTGGAGGAGGAAGGTCTTCTGGTGCGTGAGCAGAAGAAGCCGAGCCGTCCAAAGGAGGCGGCTGAGTGGGCATTGGGGAATGGCCCAAAGCGAATCCCGCGTTCGTCCAAGCTCTTCCGGGAGGTCTCAGGGAAAGTCTCGGTCAAGCGGTGCGAGGACGACGCTCTCAGCGTGTTCATTAACCAGCTTCGAACGTGGTTTCCGGTGGAGGGCGCATGA